In the Callospermophilus lateralis isolate mCalLat2 chromosome 19, mCalLat2.hap1, whole genome shotgun sequence genome, TGGCCTGGCACAGGACTTGGGATTGGCATGGAGAAGGATGTGCTTGGTTCTTGGGGAGTCTCTGCTTCTAGCTTCACCCCCTCTTCCTCCCTGGCAGTGCTGGTCTGATGTCTAGGTGACTGAGGGGTAGGGGAGAGGGGATGGAATCCATGTGGGGTCTTTTTGGAAAAGCCTGGAGTAGAGGTTGGATCTGAGGTGCCTAGGCCTAGCACAAGTCTGGCTGGGAACCAGGTGGACAGGTGGGGGACCCAGGGAAGGGTGGGTTGTGCTTGGTGTGTGGGCAACACATGGAGAGGAAGTGGAGGGTCCTACAGGACACAGCAGGAACAGCTAAATGGCTCCTAGTTACTGTGGCACCCTTCCAGGTACCCTGTCTGGggtcatgaggcacacagccctccttccttcccttacCCATCAGTCTGCCCACTGGTCCTCTCTCTCCAGGTCTCTCATGCCCCTATTGGACCCAGACTCTGGGCTCCTGGTCCTGGCAGGAAAGGTGAGTAAGAAAGATACATCTGGGTTCTTCTGAAATTGTCCCTCACCCAGAGGGACACATTCTGGTCCCTGGGCTTATAAGGTCCACCTCGTTGTGTTGTCCCTGACAGAAGAGGAACTTGAGCTTGAACGCTGGCTCAGCCCTGAGGGTCCCCCTGCCAGGTGCATGTTCACCTGGGTTGCCAAGATGATGTCTCAGCATGCAGTCTATGTCCCATAAGTGTGTTGTACACTCCCAGTGTCACCACTGAAGGTGATGATGTGCAGATGAGGACAGTCTGCCAAGGGCTCAGCTTGACACCCAGCACATAGCAATCAATCTCCTAGATGGCCACCATGGGTCTGTGGCTCAGGTCCCTGGGGAGCAACAAGGGTGAGAGCCAGGTATGGTCAGTGAGAGGGTCTCAGGCTGGGCTTCTTTCAGGGCGAGCGTCAGCTGTACTGCTATGAGGTCACCCTGCAGCAGCCAGCACTGAGCCCAGGTGAGCTCATCTCTTCCCATTCTGCCACCCcccttcctcttccctccctgACTGTCTCCCGTGTTGTCCTTGACAGTGACCCAGTGTGTTCTGGAGAGTGTGCTACGGGGTGCAGCTCTTGCTCCCCGTCGGGCACTGGCTGTCATGAGCTGCGAGGTGCTCCGAGTCCTGCAGCTGAGCGACACAGCCATCATACCCATTAGCCACCATGTGCCCCGAAAGGTGAGGGGGTGCCCAGGCAAGGGACTTGGGCCTGGGACACTTGGGCCTCACTGGCTGCCTGCCTGTCCATCACCAGGCTGTGGAATTCCACGAGGACCTGTTCCCAGATACTGCCGGCTGTGTGCCTGCCTCTGACCCCCACACCTGGTGGGCCGGGAATAATCAGCAGGTAGGGCCATGCCTGATTCCACCAGCCCCTGGAAGCCCCTCAGTTTGGCTGGGCCCTGACTTGCTGGGCCTGTCAGTGACCCTTGAACCCAGTTGACCCCTCCAGAGATTGTATTCCCACCTGGCAGTCTATGCCCCCCGACTGTGGCCCATACCTACCACTACCTCAAATGCCAACCTCTCCACAGGTGCAGAAGGTCAGCCTCAACCCGGCCCATCTGCCCCACCCCAGATTCACTTCCCTCTTGGTGCCTGCTACGGAGGCCCCCCCTGACACAGTCCAGTTGGCAGAGGCGCCCAGggctgatgcagacccagctgtaagTACCAGGCTGCTCCCGTCCCACAGCCAGCAGGGGGCTGCAGTGGGTGCCCAGGTGAAATAAGCACTAGGTGTGTTTGTTGTGTCTCCCTGTCTGGTGATCTTTATTGTCCTTTCTAATTATCAAGAATgacaggagggctggggatatagctcagttgacaaagtgcttgcctcacacaagaccctgggttcaatccctagtaccaccaaaaaaaaaaagaataacaggaaaaaaaaataaaaacaagaacgaCAGAGGATTGCTTGCTGCATAGATAGAAAACTTGAGCCGACACTGAAGAAGTGAGACTTCTCACACAAACTGGATTTCTGGCTTTTCTTGAAGCACTGGCAGCTCTAACTCACTGGCATATTCCCCCCACCCCACAAATCTGGGAGCCAGCAGCTGCCACCCGCTATCTTCATGGCCTAGAGCTTAGCCTGCCTCCTTTATCCATGTTACCCCAGCCTGTGCTCCCCCTGCCACTGTCCATGCCCACAGCAGTGCTTAGACCCAACCCAGTGTTCCACAGCCCAGAGGGCCTCCGAGCAGTGGCTCTGGAGTTGGGTGTCCCCTCTCTCTCTGGCTAGCATGCCCAGGGACCCGCTGGCTGATCTGGATCCTTCTCCCCAGGGGGGCTTCTCTTCCTCTCCCAGCTCCCTGACTTCACCCTCCACACCCTCCAGCCTGGGGCCCTCACTCTCCAGCAGCAGTGGCATTGGGACTAGCCCCAGTCAGAGATCGCTGCAGAGCCTGCTGGGTAAGCACATCAGGGTACTGACTCTGTCTACTCTGTCCCTACCCATTCTCTTCTGTCCCCCAACTCTGAAGGGAGGCCTTATGTGGGGCACCCAGACTTGCAGCTCCTAGCAGAATCAGTTGTCCTGTGAGCCACAGTAAAGCTGCTAAGGGTCATCTGTAAAACTAGAGGGTGGCCTGGAGCCCTGGATTCTGCTGAGATCCCTTTGGCTGCAGAGGAGCAAGGGCCAACTTTCCAGGCAAGCTGTGTGTGCTGTCTCTACAGAGGCCTCCCCTGGGCACATGATGGGCACCTTCCTATAGTGAGGGTGGCAAGCGGCCAGGAGCCACGGCGCAAGGTGTGCAGACATGGCATCCTTACGCAAAGCTCTGTGTCCCTGCCACCTGCCAGGACCCAGTTCCAAGTTCCGCCACACTCAGGGTAGCGTCTTGCACCGAGACAGCCACATCACCAACCTTAAGGGACTCAGCCTCACCACACCTGGCGAGAGTGATGGCTTCTGCGCCAACCAGCTGCATGTGGCTGTGCCCCTGCTCAGCAGCGGAGGACAGGTGGCCGTGCTTGAGGTGAGGGATTCCACTCCACCAGGGCTGCTCCCCAGGTCCCTGAAGGTGGCAAGGATGCTAAGGGCATTTGCGACTGTCAACTCGCTGAGCGCAGACCATGTATCAGGCTCCTGCCAGCATGTCCCTTAGTCTTCCCAGCTGCCCCAAGCAGTGTGTACCATTCttgtcctcattttacagatgagggtgAAGAGGTACAGAGAGGTTTAGTGATCTATCCAGGTCACACAACAGCGTAAGTGGagctgggtttgaacccaggccACCTAAGCCCCAGGCCTGAACTCTTTCCACCACTCTGCATTGCTGCTTTTCACTTTTTGGTGTCTCACACTTGGCATCGGGGGCTCAGAGCATGGGGTGGTTAAGGCAGAGAGCTTGGGTCACCGAGCAGTGGGGGCATCTGCTGCAGAGGGTGGGGACCCAGGCATGCTGTTGCTCTGCAGCACCTGGGACTGGCTCTCCTGCCTGGTTCTGATGGGCCATGGGGTGGGGCACCTCCCGCAGCTGAGGAAGCCTGGCCGCCTACCTGACACAGCACTGCCCACGCTGCAGAATGGGGCAGCCGTGACTGATCTGGCCTGGGACCCTTTTGATCCCCACCGCCTCGCTGTGGGTAAGGAGGCTGGTTGGCTGGGCTTGAGGGAAGGTACTGGCCCTGGATTCTGAGTGTTCTGGGGAGCCAGGGATCTTGGGCCCAGTAGTGAGGAGCTGCTGCTCTCTCTCCATAGCCGGGGAGGATGCCCGGATCAGACTATGGCGAGTGCCCCCAGGGGGCCTGGAGGACATGCTCACCACACCTGAGGCTGTGCTCACAGGTCAGGAGGGCCTGGGTTGGGctgggtgaggcactggcttccaaGGGGCTCAGCCTCACCCCATTCCCCTTCCTCAGGTCACACAGAAAAGATCTACTCTTTGCGCTTCCACCCATTGGCAGCAGATATTCTGGCTTCCTCTTCCTATGACCTCACCATTCGCATCTGGGACCTTCAGGCCAGGGCTGAGCGGCTGAGGCTGCAGGGCCATCAGGACCAGGTAGGACAGCTGCAGGAATGGGGGCCTAACCATGGGGCAAGAGGCTGCCTCTCACGTCCCTGCCTGTCCCCAGATCTTTGGCCTGGCCTGGAGTCCTGATGGACAGCAGCTGGCCACTGTCTGCAAGGATGGGCATGTGCGGGTTTATGAGCCCCGGAGTGGCCCTGAGCCCCTGCAGGTAAGCAAGTATGCATGGCCTTTAGACCTGGTGTGAGGGACACTAGTTGTGCTTCATGTGCTGTATCTCAACAGGAAGGTCCAGGACCTGAAGGGGGCCGCGGAGCTCGCATTGTTTGGGTGTGTGATGGTCGCTGTCTATTGGTGTCTGGCTTTGACAGGTGAGGACTTAGAGACCACCATCCCCAGGCTCTAGGCACCTGAGTCTCCTTGCCCCAATGTAACAGGCCTGCAAAAATTGTTCCTGCCCCTCAGTTACCGGGTGATTGGGTGGGTAGTAGTAGAGGTttgcatggatggatggataaatggatgggTGATGGTAGATGGGTAGGTGGGCGGGTGGGTGGAAGTGAAGGCTGGTAAgggaaaaatgagtcaaaacggaAGCCAGGAGGTGAGAGCCaggcccaggagcccaggcctGATGGGGACCAGCTAAAGCCAGTTAGAGAGCTCTGAGAGATGGTGCTTTGGAGGAAGGATCAGGAATGGTCTCCCAAGGGAGGTATCATTTGATCTGGGCTGCTGACCAAGATCTGGAAGACAGAGTATTTGAGCTCTGGGGAAAGGCCAGGAAGCTGCCCAGAATAGGGAGAAGCTACAGTCCTGGGAAGCTACAATCGCCTGTAACAGGTGCTGGGGTCAGCACTGTGCTGAAGAGGGACAGTGGTATAGCCGGGGATGAGGGGGGAGGCAGAGTGGCCACTTGGGACATTGCCGCCCTGGCCAGGCCAGTTCTGGGCTGGACTCAGCTTTCACATTGCCTAGAATCAGGGTCTCTGTGGAAGTCTTCGTCTTGCCCAGGCCCCTCCAACCCTAAgggcctgcctctgcctcctcttTCAGCCAAAGTGAGCGCCAGCTCTTGCTGTATATGGCTGATGCCCTGGCAGGAGGCCCCTCAGCTGTGTTGGGTCTCGATGTAGCTCCCTCGACCCTCCTGCCCATCTACGACCCTGATACCAGCCTGGTGCTCCTCACTGGCAAGGTGGGCTGGAATGGTCAGGCAGGGTGTCGGGGAGGGGTGGTGAAGCTAGCTACCTGTCACCTGCCCCATCTACCCTCTGTCCCCCAGGGTGACACCCGGGTGTTCCTGTATGAGCTGCTCTCTGAGGCCCCTTTCTTCCTGGAGTGCAATAGCTTCACATCTCCTGACCCACACAAGGTGAGGCCATCCTTGTACCTGATTCATCTCCTGTCCCCAATGGGATCTTGGGGGCTTCTCCGCCCCCTGGTGGCCATGTGGGGAAGTTAAGGAGCCTGTGAGGTCAGAGCTGGTTATGAAATATCCAGGAATTTTGATAGCTTGCTGCTATACTCAGCCATTATTAAAAGTTAAACTATTTTAAAGTTAAATAATATGAACCTGCAATATAAACctacaaaaaatatattaaaaaccaaaaggaaaaaaaaaatcaaaaggatagCCCGGTgcctggcacatgcctataatcccagtgactcagggggctgagtcaGTAGGATTCTAAGTTtggggccaacctgggcaactgagtgagaccctatctcaaaatgaacaaATAACTGGGTAGTAGTTTAATAGTAGAActtttgcctagcatgcttgaggccttgggtggaatccctagtaccactaagggagggaaaaataaagaaataactaTTCTGATCACTTTCTAGTTATCATACTAGATTTTACTATTACTTGTGCCATTGATTATATCTGGGAGAGTTGAAATGTGCCATGATGGCATGCCACTATACATCGCTTCTCAACCCTGTATTTAATGAGTCAAGTTAGTAGCTTGAGATGGGCCATGGTGGGAGTTTGTACTCTGGAAACAGGCCAACCTTCATAGGGCCACCCGTCCACAttaccagcacaccactgtcCAGGGGGAGGCTGTGGTCCTACATAGGAATGTTGCCACACTGGGTGCCCAGGAGGAGCTTTTGGCTCTAGCTGTTACTCCTCTCCCCACAGGGCTTCATCCTCCTACCCAAGACGGAGTGTGATGTGCGGGAAGTGGAGTTTGCCCGATGCCTGCGGCTGCGCCAAACCTCCCTGGAGCCTATTGCTTTCCGGCTGCCCCGAGTCAGGGTGAGGTCGGGTCCAAGGATTCCAGCACCCAATGCCCTCTTCCCAGCACTGGCCAGGGACTTTAGTTCTATCTGACTGTGCTTCCAAACTTTCCTGCTCTCTGCTCTTTGGGGATACTGGCCCCTTATTTTGCTGCAATTTCAGAAGTTATGGATGCCCCAGCATGGGGGGTAAGGGTCACAGAGCTTGATATTGGTGTGTTCTAGGTCTTAGTCAATGTCTCAAGACAGTCCCTTCCTCCCCTGCAGAAAGAGTTCTTCCAGGATGATGTGTTCCCAGACACTGCTGTGAGCTGGGAGCCAGTGCTCAGTGCCGAGGCCTGGCTAGGAGGCACTAATGGACAGCCCCGACTACTCAGCCTGCAGCCCCCTGGCATGATCCCAGGTGGAGTAACTAGGGTTGGGGGGAGGAAGCAGGGGAGTCTGGGCAGGGCCTAGAGGAGGGGGCAGAGGCCCAAGTTCAATCTTTCATCATTGAGGGCACACAGGACCTCCAGCTCTCTCAGGGATGGAGTGACCGTGTATTGAGACCCAATCTCTGGAGGGTAGTACCTATGTTTCCATCCCACATCCTACCCAACACATACCCTGGTCCCTGGTGCCTAGGGCAGTCCTCCTAAACAGAAACTTCACTAGCTGTTTATGCCACCTATCCCCTAGGGGCTGGCATCAAGCAGCCCCCACACAGGGGACTCTCTGATACCTGTCCTTGCCTCATCTCAGTGAGCCAAGCCCCCCGTGAAGCGCCTGCCCGGCGAGCCCCATCCTCAGCACAGTACCTGGAAGAGAAGTCAGATCAACAGAAGAAGGAAGAGGTAGGCAAGGGAGAGGGCTAGCTCTGCAGAGCAGACGGGGTCCTAACTGTGTGTGGTCCTTCATATCTCTAGTCCTGATCAGATGGGAGTGGTATCACACTGATCTCTGTGTCAGAGCTTGGTGAGGAGACCTTTCAGAGCCCTGCTGCTGACCTCCTGCTGCCCCCAGGGTACAGGAAGCCAGGGAAGGTAGGGAGAGCCCCTCCAAGCCCCACCAGGCCTAATCCAACTAAAATTGGAGGTTGGAGAGCCAAGTCCATTTGGGCCCTGGTGTATGTTTGGGCTTTTTAGGGTATGTGTAGAGACAGCTGCACCTGAATCAAGTGCCACAGCCACAGTCTCTCTGTCTCTGATTCCCATCtcttgtctttgtgtcttcttcaGTGAAAACCCATGAACTTTGCCACAGCTCTAATTAAAATGGCTCTTTTCACAACACTGTCAGGGTTAAAACCATGGGATCTGATGCTCTTGAGGTCTGGAAGTCCTATTCCTTTCAACGCTTCTCTGATCCACTCTTGCAGCTGCTGAATGCCATGGTGGCAAAGCTAGGGAACCGGGAGGACCCGCTGCCCCAGGACTCTTTTGAAGGGGTGGATGAGGATGAATGGGTAAGTGAGTGGCAAGGGAGACCAGCCTTCCTGACCAGCAGCACCATCCCTCCCACACACACAGCAGCACACACACCCTCCCTTCCCAGACCCTCTTAACTCTCTCCTACTTCTTGGTTTATCACCCCAGGACTAGCCTGCCTACCAGTTACTTCTGGCCTCATCTGCTGCTGCCACCTCCTAGAACCACCTGGTGCCCTTGCACACCTCACATCTCTTCAACCTGGAAGATACCTCTCTGGCCCTGGCATGCCCCATCTCAGAAGCCTTCGTTTATTGCAGACCTTGGGCACTTCCATGGTTGCTGGGCCTACTGCAACTCCCAGGGATTGTCTGTACTTCAGCTTACTTTGGGACCAGCTGCTTGTCCTCAACCACCTGCTAACATGTGGAACCAAAGGGCATGGTGTTGGGGTCAGTATCATGTCCCTGGGCAGGCCCTGGGCTCCCTGTCTCCCCTGCTCTTTCTGCTGACCTGGGCTGGTCCCAGCCTAGGCTGGTCTTAATCCAGCACCTTCAGGTACTACATGCCAACCCATCTTGCCTGCTGTCCTAGTTCCTATTAAGGGTGTTGGGGGCTGGCCCCCCACCAAGCCATTTGGAACAGCTCCAGCCTGAAGGACCTGGGACCAGTTGCCCTGCTTCCCAGGGTTCCAGGAGAAGGGGGCCTCACCAAATCGATGGCCCAATTAGGGTAGTGTGAATCCTGCAAGGACCAGCCTGCACATGCTTGGATGTTTTCAGCAATTAAACTTTTGTAAGCTGACCACCTCTTGTGCTATTCTTGTCTCTGGGATAGCTGGAAAGGGAAAGaggacatgaatatgagtgagagTGGTTGAATCTGTGCTCACCCTCATCCCAGCTCACTTTGTCCTTATGTCCTTTTAGCTGAAAGCTGCTGGGAGTTCATTCATTCAGCACTCAGATGCCCAGCAGTACTCTGATAGGTATTGAAACTGGAGAGCCCAGCAGGGTTGGGGTCTTTCAATGAGCTTAAACTTACTATAGCTTTGTTGTATAAGGGAAGTAGACTGTGCAGAAGAGCAATGTGAAAGGAGCCATGGAGAAGATAACTATGAAAAAAGAAGgctgggatacagctcagttggtagagtgcttgcctcacatgcacaaggccttgggttcatccccagcacacacacacacacacacaaaaaaaaaaaaaaaaaggaagtgattTGAATGCAGGGGCAAATAGGGTATTCAGAGGTCTGAGAATTTGACTCCCATTTAAGCTGACACCTGAAGGAGCTTGCCCCAGAGAATGTTACAAGAACATCTCTAACAAAAGGAAGGACAGCAGGGGTGCTGAAGGAAGAAGCAATTTTGAGAGCCTGAGGAAAGAAAGGGCAGTGCCAGAGCACAGTGTAGGCAGCCTGACTTCCATCTATTCTACAAATACTTGTGAGCACCTGCCACATGCCAGGCAGCCTTCCAGGTGGAGAAGAGATACACAGCTTGCCCCCTGGGAATTTGCCTTCTAGTGGGAGGGATCAGACTATaagcaataaaaataaaggaattatttGATACGGTAGAGGATGTAAAAGCTTCAGAGAAAAAAGGAGGTCAGGgggatggggctggggctcagtggtagtgtacttgtgttgcaggtgtgaggcactgggttcgattctcaacaccacatataaaaaatgaataaaataaaggtccatcaaacaataaaaatatatatacatttaaaaaagtaAAGGGGATCAAGAGTGGAGGAATAAGCTGCTTATGGTaatacacacctgtaatgccagtgactctggaggctgaggtgggaggatcggaagttcaagaccagcctcagcaatttagctgtCCATAgttgccctaagaaacttagcctgaccttgtctcaaaaagataaaaagggatggggatatagctcagtgataaagtgcctctgggttcaatctgcagtaacaaaaaaatgaaggaatacccagcaccaccaaaaaaaaaaaaaaaaaaaaaaaaaaaaaaaaagaaggaataagCAATAAGTCAGTCACAAAAGGCACTTGTAGTAttgattccatttttgtggaatgTCTTGAAGGGACAAATCCATAGGGACAAAATGCAGATGAATGGTTGTCAGGGCAGGGCGAGGATGACTGCTGGTGGGCATGAAACTAAATGGTGGTGATTGTTGCACAGCTCTGTGAATATGCTCAAAAGACACTGAATTGTGCACTTTAAAAGTGTGAGGTGTATGGTGTGTGAATTACATCTCAATAGAGAGAATGTAGGGCATGTCATAGTGGGGGACTCGGGGTGGGCTTCATTGAGAAGGTGGCATTTGAGCACAGATTTGGGGGAGGAAATCAGCCTCTCAGATTACCAAACAGAAGGAATCTGGACTGAAATCTATTTTGAAGTTCCCAGTTTTCTTAGATATTCCCGAAAATTTGGCATCCTACCTCATATTATATTCGTTTATTTCACATGACGTTttcgtttaaaatatttttggcaaAACTAAGGGAAGAAACAGTCTTGGCGGCCCAGCTAGAGGGCCACCTGGAGGGGCTGGGACCTTCCATCGCCCGCCTGGTGATCCCCAGAGCCCAAGGAAGGTCCCGCCCACCGAAGGTCCCGCCCCTCCCGCCCCTCTTTCGTCACGACAGCGCTCCGTCGGGGCCGAGGTAACGCGCATGCCCAGCGCGGCCTCGCGCACGCGCTTTGCTGTCTCCTTTAACCTCTGACCCGCCGGCCGCCCTTGAGCCGGCGCGGCGGGGCCAGGAAGCGGGAGTCCGCGACCCCGAGGCAGAGCGGTCGCAATGGTGAGGCCCGGGACGCGCCGCCGGGACAGGGAGGCTGGGGAGGGTGATGGGGCTCCGGCCGTGCTGAGGGCGCGCGTGAGGCGGGaagctgggggtgggggcggcCGGGAAACGCCGCCGGCGAAAGGCAGCGCACACCTGGCTGACGCACGCGCCGTTCCTTGCGGTCGCCGCCCGCTCAGCCGGGTGAGAGCGAGCCGCCGCGGAGGGGGCATGCGCACACCTGTTCCACGGAGGCCTCCCGGGAACTTTGAAAAGGCAGGTTCCTGAGTACCGTCCCTGGGGGTCGCGGAGTTGGTATCCGCCAGTCGATGACTTGAGGGACTCTATCCATAGGAAAGGAAAATGCTGTGGATAAGTATGATAGGAGGGGGCTGGGAAAGTTTCCCACCGGAGGTGGGCTGTTAGACGTCCAGCGCCTCCCGCAGGGCTGGGGTTTAGACAGTGTCAGGAGGGAAGatattcaaagtggaggaatttgGAGCACGCGTGGAGAAGAAAAGTGTAAGAACTGAT is a window encoding:
- the Coro7 gene encoding coronin-7, which translates into the protein MNRFKVSKFRHMEARLPRREAWINDIRAGTTPSCGNQIKSSCTLIAFNSDRPGMLGIMALEGQGEDKRHVAYLGCHSDLVTDLDFSPFDDFLLGTSSADRTVKLWRLPGPGQALPSVPGVVLGPEALPVEVLQFHPTTDGVLASSAGRTVKVWDAAKQQSLTELEAHGDLVQSVVWSRDGALVGTACKDKQLRIFDPRAKPEASQSTKAHENSRDSRLAWTGTQEHLVSTGLNQMREQEVKLWDTRFFSSALASLTLDTSPGSLMPLLDPDSGLLVLAGKGERQLYCYEVTLQQPALSPVTQCVLESVLRGAALAPRRALAVMSCEVLRVLQLSDTAIIPISHHVPRKAVEFHEDLFPDTAGCVPASDPHTWWAGNNQQVQKVSLNPAHLPHPRFTSLLVPATEAPPDTVQLAEAPRADADPAGGFSSSPSSLTSPSTPSSLGPSLSSSSGIGTSPSQRSLQSLLGPSSKFRHTQGSVLHRDSHITNLKGLSLTTPGESDGFCANQLHVAVPLLSSGGQVAVLELRKPGRLPDTALPTLQNGAAVTDLAWDPFDPHRLAVAGEDARIRLWRVPPGGLEDMLTTPEAVLTGHTEKIYSLRFHPLAADILASSSYDLTIRIWDLQARAERLRLQGHQDQIFGLAWSPDGQQLATVCKDGHVRVYEPRSGPEPLQEGPGPEGGRGARIVWVCDGRCLLVSGFDSQSERQLLLYMADALAGGPSAVLGLDVAPSTLLPIYDPDTSLVLLTGKGDTRVFLYELLSEAPFFLECNSFTSPDPHKGFILLPKTECDVREVEFARCLRLRQTSLEPIAFRLPRVRKEFFQDDVFPDTAVSWEPVLSAEAWLGGTNGQPRLLSLQPPGMIPVSQAPREAPARRAPSSAQYLEEKSDQQKKEELLNAMVAKLGNREDPLPQDSFEGVDEDEWD